One Triticum dicoccoides isolate Atlit2015 ecotype Zavitan chromosome 4B, WEW_v2.0, whole genome shotgun sequence genomic window carries:
- the LOC119290708 gene encoding serine/threonine protein kinase OSK4, which produces MEGNTRGGGHSEALKNYNVGRTLGIGTFGKVRIAEHKHTGHKVAIKILNRRQMRTMEMEEKAKREIKILRLFIHPHIIRLYEVIYTPTDIFVVMEYCKYGELFDCIVEKGRLQEDEARRIFQQIISGVEYCHRNMVAHRDLKPENLLLDSKYNVKLADFGLSNVMHDGHFLKTSCGSPNYAAPEVISGKLYAGPEVDVWSCGVILYALLCGTLPFDDDNIPKLFKKIKGGIYILPSHLSALARDLIPRMLVVDPMKRITIREIREHPWFQNRLPRYLAVPPPDTAQQAKMIDEDTLKEIVNLGYDKDHVCESLCNRLQNEATVAYYLLLDNRFRATSGYLGADYLQSMGRSFNQFTSSESASPSTRQYLPASNDSQGSGLRPYYPVERKWALGLQSRAQPREIMIEVLKALQELNVCWKKNGHYNMKCRWCPGFPQVSDMLDANHSFVDDSTIMDNGDANGRLPAVIKFEIQLYKTKDDKYLLDMQRVTGPQLLFLDFCAAFLTNLRVL; this is translated from the exons ATGGAAGGGAACACTAGAGGAGGCGGGCATTCTGAAGCGTTAAAGAACTACAATGTGGGCAGAACATTAGGTATCGGCACATTTGGAAAAGTGAGGATTGCAGAGCATAAGCATACAGGGCACAAAGTTGCTATAAAGATTCTGAACCGTCGTCAAATGAGAACTATGGAAATGGAAGAGAAAG CAAAGAGAGAGATCAAGATATTGAGGTTGTTCATTCACCCTCATATCATCCGGCTTTATGAGGTCATTTACACACCTACAGATATATTTGTTGTGATGGAATATTGCAAGTATGGTGAGCTATTCGACTGCATTGTTGAGAAAGGGCGGTTACAGGAAGATGAGGCTCGTCGAATCTTCCAGCAG ATTATATCTGGTGTTGAATACTGCCACAGAAACATGGTTGCTCATCGTGATCTAAAGCCAGAAAACCTGTTACTTGATTCCAAATATAATGTGAAACTTGCCGACTTTGGGTTAAGTAATGTCATGCATGATGGCCATTTTCTGAAGACTAGCTGCGGGAGTCCAAACTATGCTGCACCAGAG GTTATCTCAGGTAAATTATACGCTGGACCTGAGGTTGATGTTTGGAGCTGTGGGGTGATACTTTATGCTCTTCTTTGTGGCACTCTTCCATTTGATGATGACAATATTCCCAAACTGTTCAAAAAGATAAAG GGAGGCATCTATATCCTTCCAAGTCATTTATCTGCTCTTGCAAGGGATTTGATCCCAAGAATGCTTGTTGTTGATCCTATGAAGAGAATCACAATTCGTGAAATTCGAGAACACCCATGGTTTCAGAATCGCCTTCCTCGCTACCTGGCAGTGCCTCCACCAGACACGGCGCAGCAAGCCAAAATG ATTGATGAAGATACACTTAAAGAGATTGTCAACCTAGGATATGATAAAGACCATGTGTGTGAATCATTGTGCAATAGGCTGCAAAATGAG GCAACTGTTGCATATTACTTACTCTTGGACAATCGGTTCCGGGCCACTAGTGGCTATTTGGGGGCTGACTATCTACAATCAATG GGTAGGAGTTTTAATCAGTTTACTTCATCGGAATCAGCAAGCCCAAGTACCAGGCAGTATCTTCCAGCAAGCAATGATTCTCAAGGCAGTGGCTTGCGGCCATATTATCCCGTTGAAAGAAAATGGGCTCTTGGGCTCCAG TCTCGAGCTCAACCTCGTGAGATAATGATCGAGGTTCTAAAGGCACTTCAAGAATTAAATGTCTGCTGGAAGAAGAATGGACACTACAACATGAAATGCAGGTGGTGCCCTGGGTTCCCTCAGGTCAGTGATATGTTAGATGCCAACCACAGCTTTGTTGATGACTCTACCATCATGGATAACGGCGATGCTAATGGGAGGCTACCTGCCGTGATCAAGTTTGAAATCCAG CTTTACAAGACCAAGGATGACAAGTACCTGCTAGATATGCAGAGAGTTACTGGACCTCAGCTCCTCTTCCTGGATTTTTGCGCGGCCTTCCTTACCAACCTTAGGGTTCTATAG